In Desulfuribacillus alkaliarsenatis, a genomic segment contains:
- a CDS encoding GGDEF domain-containing response regulator, giving the protein MIVLTVDDCQLTQRLIKDVLQENSGIEIRQAFSGEECLEKLSEDIDLILLDITMPGKDGLEICNIIKQKQNYEDVPVMIITQNDDVVTLERAFSVGASDYICKPFNEVELRVRVRSLLQLCKEMKKRKAREEELMMQTMVDGLTGIANRRFLDHMIHREWKLALRNQQPLSIILFDVDYFKLYNDNFGHLAGDEVLKALAITAKKQLKRSSDIIARYGGEEFVVVLPNTPASGAYLVAEDIRKSIEELKIPHLYSLASNKITVSLGIAEYKKCLDGSPDILISEADKALYLAKKQGRNQVVYIYETY; this is encoded by the coding sequence ATGATTGTATTAACAGTAGATGACTGTCAATTAACACAAAGGCTCATAAAAGATGTATTACAAGAGAATAGCGGCATAGAAATAAGGCAGGCATTCTCAGGTGAGGAGTGCTTAGAGAAGCTTTCGGAGGATATAGATTTAATCTTATTAGATATCACTATGCCTGGAAAAGATGGACTCGAAATCTGTAACATAATCAAACAAAAACAAAATTATGAAGATGTACCTGTGATGATTATAACGCAAAACGACGATGTCGTTACCCTTGAGCGAGCATTTTCAGTAGGGGCTTCTGATTACATCTGTAAGCCGTTCAATGAAGTAGAACTCAGGGTTAGAGTCAGGTCGTTATTGCAGCTTTGCAAAGAAATGAAGAAACGCAAAGCACGGGAAGAAGAGCTAATGATGCAAACTATGGTGGATGGTTTAACAGGTATTGCAAATCGGCGTTTTCTTGACCATATGATACATAGGGAGTGGAAGTTAGCTCTTCGTAACCAGCAGCCCCTATCAATTATCTTATTTGACGTGGATTATTTTAAGCTTTATAACGATAATTTTGGCCACTTAGCTGGAGATGAAGTGCTTAAGGCATTGGCAATAACTGCGAAAAAGCAATTAAAGCGCAGCTCAGACATTATTGCACGATATGGTGGTGAAGAGTTTGTGGTAGTTTTACCTAATACACCAGCATCAGGAGCCTATCTAGTGGCAGAAGATATTCGCAAATCCATAGAAGAACTCAAAATACCGCATCTGTATTCGCTTGCTTCAAACAAGATTACTGTAAGTCTTGGCATAGCAGAATATAAAAAGTGTTTAGATGGCTCACCTGACATATTAATCAGCGAAGCAGATAAAGCTTTATATTTAGCGAAAAAACAGGGGAGAAATCAAGTAGTATACATATATGAAACCTATTAA
- the argS gene encoding arginine--tRNA ligase, which translates to MSIIEQLKNKLHKNVTEAVKKAELVEEQQLPNFIIEIPKDTKNGDFATNVAMQLTKLAKKNPRQIAEAILDNLDKKEAGVERVEIAGPGFINFYMSNDYLYEGIEQVFQQGKSYGASTLGQGQKIQVEFVSANPTGSLHLGHARWAAVGDTLSNILDFAGYDVTREYYINDAGNQIDNLGKSVFARYLQALGQDAEMPEGGYFGQDIVEIGEQLVAESGDLYVEMDEVERHEQLKEYALKQKLENIKKDLAKFGVEFDVWFSERSLYNTDTIPNAIAKLREQGYIYEEDGAVWFASTRLGDDKDRVLVKSDGSYTYLTPDIAYHRDKYNRGFDKVINIWGQDHHGYVARMKAAVEAIGYNRDSLICLLGQLVNLYQNGELVKMSKRTGKAVTMAELMEEVGVDATRYFFIMRSIDTHLDFDLDLAKTKSNENPVFYVQYAHARICSITRQMSEQAKAIVDGFDYKQVNWQVLQAEHEVQLMKKLADWPTELAYAAEQLAPHRIVRYAFDLATLFHSFYGAERIISDDQELTNARYGLVLAVQQTLQNVLKLMGISAPEKM; encoded by the coding sequence ATGAGCATTATCGAACAATTAAAGAATAAATTACATAAAAATGTGACAGAAGCCGTTAAGAAAGCGGAGCTTGTTGAAGAGCAACAGCTTCCAAATTTTATTATTGAAATTCCTAAAGACACTAAAAACGGAGATTTTGCAACCAACGTTGCTATGCAATTGACTAAGCTTGCTAAGAAAAACCCTAGACAGATTGCTGAAGCAATATTGGACAATTTAGATAAGAAGGAAGCTGGAGTAGAGCGGGTAGAGATTGCCGGACCTGGTTTTATTAATTTTTATATGAGCAATGATTATTTATATGAAGGTATAGAGCAGGTTTTCCAGCAAGGAAAATCATACGGAGCAAGTACCTTAGGTCAGGGGCAGAAGATTCAGGTAGAGTTTGTTAGTGCTAACCCAACAGGTAGCCTACATCTAGGGCATGCACGTTGGGCGGCCGTTGGCGATACGCTCTCGAATATATTAGACTTTGCTGGCTATGACGTAACTAGAGAATACTACATTAACGACGCAGGCAATCAAATAGACAACCTAGGGAAATCAGTCTTTGCTCGCTATTTACAAGCATTAGGCCAAGATGCTGAGATGCCTGAGGGTGGATATTTTGGTCAGGATATTGTTGAAATTGGTGAGCAGCTAGTAGCAGAATCTGGCGACCTTTATGTGGAAATGGATGAAGTAGAGCGCCATGAGCAGTTAAAGGAGTATGCGCTTAAACAAAAGCTCGAAAATATTAAGAAAGACCTTGCTAAGTTCGGGGTAGAATTCGATGTCTGGTTTAGTGAACGTTCTCTATACAATACAGACACTATACCAAATGCCATAGCCAAGCTAAGAGAGCAGGGATATATATACGAAGAAGATGGTGCGGTATGGTTTGCAAGTACGAGACTAGGGGACGATAAAGATCGTGTACTTGTAAAATCTGACGGAAGCTATACCTATTTAACTCCTGATATAGCATATCATAGGGATAAGTATAACCGTGGTTTTGATAAGGTTATCAATATTTGGGGTCAAGACCATCATGGATATGTAGCCCGCATGAAGGCAGCCGTTGAAGCGATTGGCTATAATCGTGATAGCCTAATTTGCTTACTAGGGCAGCTAGTAAATCTATATCAAAATGGCGAACTAGTCAAGATGTCTAAACGTACTGGTAAAGCTGTGACAATGGCTGAGTTGATGGAGGAAGTAGGTGTTGATGCTACCCGTTATTTCTTCATTATGCGCAGTATCGACACGCACTTAGATTTTGACTTAGATTTAGCAAAGACGAAGTCAAATGAGAACCCTGTATTCTATGTGCAATATGCCCATGCCCGCATATGTAGCATCACAAGACAGATGTCCGAGCAGGCAAAGGCGATTGTAGATGGATTTGACTATAAACAGGTTAATTGGCAGGTGCTTCAGGCTGAGCATGAAGTACAGTTGATGAAGAAGCTAGCAGACTGGCCGACGGAGCTTGCGTATGCAGCCGAGCAGCTAGCACCACACAGAATCGTTCGTTACGCATTTGACCTAGCTACGTTATTCCATAGCTTCTATGGAGCTGAAAGGATTATTAGCGACGACCAAGAATTGACGAATGCACGCTACGGACTTGTACTAGCAGTTCAGCAGACACTTCAAAATGTATTGAAGCTGATGGGGATTTCTGCCCCAGAGAAGATGTAA